In Panacibacter ginsenosidivorans, the following proteins share a genomic window:
- a CDS encoding ABC transporter permease: MIRNYFKIAWRNLMKYKFISFVNLFGLTVGLTCCLLIATYIINELSYDKYNKNAENIYRVTRSFNNQDGVVSLNLSTVSPPFGYYLPGDFPEIKKMTRLLNTGTLAIKYGEKIINEPNVYFADENLFNVFTLDVLKGDPNTALKDPFSVMLSEDVAKKYFGNEDPINKVLRVSNKYDVKVTGIYKGFPANSHMHPGTLLSFNTLKDSAIYGAENLRTNWGNNSFFTYLLLPDHYDPQKMVARFPAFIDAHMNRADYNGQLPSKFTTLGLQKLTDIHLYSHTDYEAEPNGDINRVYIFSAIALFILLIACINYMNLSSARSALRAREIGIRKVMGAGKKGLIFQFLSESVLIAWVAILMAFALLYFTLPLLNQLSGLELSVEMLLKWQVIVPLLLTPFVVGILSGLYPALFMSSFQPVKTLKGLFKIDGSNISFRKILVVAQFTISIVLIITTIIVFQQLKYMQNTSLGYDKDHIITLPYINDLNPSYETFRNELLQSNAVKNVTRSSRVPTGRLLDAMGASTFTGDSAMPVTSDIKFVVADYDFVSTYDIQIAAGRNFSRQYGTDTSNFILNEAAVKAIGWKSAQDALGKDFRYASIKGKIIGVVKDFHFESLHQQIVPMVLVNPANAATDGYFNFLSLQVAGNNIQSTLKTIEKTWKKYLPEVPYQATFLDETYSQLYVAEQKQGTIFTIFSCIAIFIACLGLFGLSAFAITQRVKEIGVRKVLGASTSTIVSLLSKDFLKLVLIAAVIAFPVAWYAMYNWLQDFAYRINIQWWVFIIAALLALIIALATISFQAIKAAIANPVKSLRSE, translated from the coding sequence ATGATACGAAACTATTTCAAAATAGCGTGGCGCAATTTGATGAAATACAAGTTCATCTCGTTTGTAAATTTATTTGGATTAACAGTTGGGCTTACCTGTTGCCTTTTGATAGCAACGTATATTATAAATGAACTTAGTTACGATAAGTATAATAAGAATGCCGAAAATATTTATCGTGTTACCAGGTCTTTTAACAACCAGGATGGTGTAGTGTCTTTAAACTTAAGCACTGTTTCTCCGCCATTCGGATATTATTTACCAGGCGATTTTCCGGAAATAAAAAAAATGACACGTTTGCTTAATACCGGAACGCTGGCTATTAAGTACGGTGAAAAAATAATTAATGAACCGAATGTTTATTTTGCTGACGAGAACTTGTTTAATGTGTTTACACTGGATGTTTTAAAGGGTGATCCCAATACTGCTTTAAAAGATCCTTTTTCTGTAATGTTAAGTGAAGATGTTGCAAAAAAATATTTTGGCAATGAAGATCCCATAAATAAAGTATTGCGTGTAAGTAATAAGTATGATGTGAAGGTTACCGGTATCTATAAAGGGTTTCCTGCAAATTCGCATATGCATCCGGGTACACTGCTTTCATTTAATACGCTGAAAGATTCAGCAATTTATGGCGCTGAAAACTTACGTACCAACTGGGGTAACAATTCTTTCTTTACTTACTTACTACTGCCCGATCATTATGATCCGCAAAAAATGGTTGCACGTTTCCCCGCCTTTATAGATGCACACATGAACCGTGCTGATTACAACGGACAGCTTCCTTCTAAATTCACCACACTCGGCCTGCAGAAATTAACGGACATACACTTATATTCTCACACAGATTATGAAGCTGAACCTAATGGCGATATTAACCGTGTATATATTTTCTCGGCAATTGCATTGTTTATACTATTGATTGCATGTATCAATTATATGAACTTATCAAGCGCAAGATCTGCTTTACGTGCAAGAGAAATTGGTATACGAAAAGTAATGGGCGCCGGAAAAAAAGGATTGATCTTTCAGTTTTTAAGTGAGTCAGTGCTCATTGCATGGGTAGCCATTTTAATGGCATTTGCTCTTCTGTATTTTACATTGCCATTGCTGAATCAGCTTTCAGGTCTTGAATTATCGGTAGAGATGCTTTTAAAATGGCAGGTAATTGTGCCACTATTATTAACGCCATTTGTGGTGGGTATCTTATCGGGCTTATATCCTGCATTGTTCATGTCGTCTTTTCAACCCGTTAAAACTTTAAAAGGGTTATTTAAAATCGATGGCAGCAATATTTCATTCAGGAAAATATTAGTGGTGGCGCAATTCACCATTTCTATTGTTTTAATTATTACTACCATTATTGTATTCCAGCAATTGAAGTATATGCAAAACACTTCATTGGGTTATGATAAAGATCATATCATTACACTTCCTTATATTAATGACCTTAATCCATCATACGAAACTTTCAGGAACGAACTGTTACAAAGTAATGCTGTAAAAAATGTAACACGTTCATCACGTGTGCCAACCGGCAGGTTGTTAGATGCAATGGGCGCTTCTACATTCACCGGAGATTCTGCAATGCCTGTAACATCAGATATAAAATTTGTAGTGGCTGATTATGATTTTGTTTCAACATATGACATACAAATTGCTGCAGGCAGAAACTTTTCAAGACAATACGGAACTGATACTTCAAATTTTATTTTGAATGAAGCGGCGGTAAAAGCCATCGGCTGGAAATCTGCGCAAGATGCTTTGGGTAAAGATTTCAGGTATGCATCTATAAAAGGTAAAATAATTGGTGTTGTAAAAGATTTTCATTTTGAATCATTACACCAACAAATTGTACCGATGGTGTTGGTAAATCCAGCCAATGCCGCAACTGATGGGTATTTTAATTTTCTGTCACTGCAGGTTGCTGGTAATAATATTCAAAGCACTTTAAAAACAATTGAAAAAACCTGGAAAAAGTATCTTCCTGAAGTTCCTTACCAGGCCACTTTCCTTGATGAAACATATAGCCAGTTATATGTAGCTGAACAAAAGCAGGGCACCATCTTTACCATCTTTTCGTGCATAGCAATATTTATAGCGTGTCTCGGTTTATTTGGATTATCTGCATTTGCCATTACGCAACGCGTAAAAGAAATTGGTGTTAGAAAAGTGCTGGGGGCAAGCACATCTACCATCGTGTCGTTGTTATCAAAAGATTTTCTAAAACTAGTTCTCATTGCTGCAGTTATTGCCTTCCCGGTTGCATGGTATGCAATGTACAACTGGCTCCAGGATTTTGCTTACCGTATAAATATTCAATGGTGGGTTTTTATTATTGCTGCGTTGCTTGCATTGATTATTGCATTGGCAACAATAAGTTTCCAGGCTATAAAAGCTGCAATAGCAAATCCTGTAAAGAGTTTGCGAAGTGAATAA
- a CDS encoding ABC transporter permease, which yields MIRNYLKIAWRNLFRNKGFSITNILGLTIGITCTMLILLWVYDELTYDKFQKNYDNIYQVIANRDFNNQVFTDRSMVLPLASELEHSSPQIKHAVVTTYQQQRVLAHGEDKIKKEGYIVSDHFFDMFSWKFIKGSAATALKDPNSIVLSESAAKAFFGNEDPINKVIRFDNSQDVKVTAVVEDAPGNSTFRFDWITPFNYNDPDTKNAMGEWVNSSWNVFVQTVPNVDTSLLNKTITKVKRAHGKDEISTYFAFPMSHWHLYSDFDNGVNTGGMIEYVHLFSVIAIIILLIACINFMNLSTARSEKRAKEVGIRKTLGSNKKRLILQFFFESMILTLIAFVIAIIAVLLLLPSFNQLVDKHLSLNATQPLFWLSATVIILFTGLVAGSYPALYLSSFNPVKVLKGTLSSGKKTVMPRHILVVSQFVISILLISATIIVYQQIQHVKDRDMGYNPNNLVMIPSTPDTDKSYDVIKQELLSTGLISNVTRTSSPITEVWWNTGAPDYDGKPANSQIIMGGLAVDVDFTKTMGIKMLQGRDFSGTPADSTSMILNKAAVDAMKLKNPVGMQMRYGRNYTVIGVSDNVIMTSPFEPAYPMLMVYDGNGSSMNTLRLKDGVAPQKAMASIETIFKKYNPTVPFEYQFVDQEFQKKFLTEDLIGKLTNIFSGLAIFICCLGLAGLASFTIEKRIREIGVRKVLGASVQQLLLLISKEFLKLVTIAFVIAVPLTYWAMTNWLSKYDYRISISIWLFVLVGIAMFLLTLVVVCMNTIRVAMSNPVKSLRTE from the coding sequence ATGATAAGAAATTATTTAAAAATTGCGTGGAGAAATTTATTTCGCAACAAGGGATTTTCTATAACGAATATTTTAGGTCTTACAATTGGCATTACATGTACCATGCTTATTCTTTTGTGGGTATATGATGAATTGACTTATGATAAATTTCAAAAGAACTACGACAATATCTATCAGGTTATTGCTAACCGCGATTTCAATAACCAGGTGTTTACAGACAGAAGCATGGTACTTCCGCTTGCAAGTGAACTGGAACATAGCTCTCCGCAGATAAAGCATGCAGTTGTTACAACATACCAACAACAGCGTGTGCTTGCTCATGGTGAAGACAAAATAAAAAAAGAAGGTTATATAGTAAGCGATCACTTCTTTGATATGTTCTCGTGGAAATTCATCAAAGGAAGTGCAGCTACTGCATTAAAAGATCCCAACTCGATTGTACTTTCTGAATCTGCAGCAAAAGCCTTTTTTGGAAATGAAGACCCTATTAATAAAGTAATACGTTTTGATAACAGTCAGGATGTAAAAGTTACAGCAGTTGTTGAAGACGCTCCGGGTAATTCTACCTTCCGGTTTGATTGGATCACGCCTTTTAACTACAATGATCCTGATACAAAAAATGCAATGGGTGAATGGGTAAATTCTTCATGGAATGTTTTTGTACAAACAGTTCCCAACGTTGATACAAGTCTGCTGAATAAAACAATTACCAAAGTAAAACGAGCGCATGGCAAGGATGAGATAAGCACATACTTCGCTTTTCCAATGAGTCACTGGCACCTCTACAGTGATTTTGATAATGGTGTAAACACCGGCGGCATGATAGAATATGTGCACTTATTTTCTGTAATAGCAATTATCATTTTATTGATCGCATGCATCAACTTCATGAACCTTTCCACTGCAAGAAGTGAAAAACGTGCAAAAGAAGTAGGTATAAGAAAAACCCTTGGTTCAAACAAGAAAAGATTGATACTGCAATTCTTCTTTGAGTCAATGATCTTAACATTGATCGCTTTTGTAATTGCTATTATTGCAGTGCTGCTATTATTACCATCATTCAATCAGCTTGTAGATAAACATCTTTCATTGAATGCAACACAACCACTGTTCTGGTTATCTGCAACCGTCATTATTTTATTTACCGGTTTAGTAGCCGGAAGTTATCCTGCATTATATCTTTCCTCTTTTAATCCTGTAAAAGTTTTGAAAGGAACATTAAGTTCAGGGAAGAAAACAGTTATGCCCAGGCATATACTCGTGGTGTCACAGTTTGTAATTTCTATTTTGCTTATCTCGGCAACGATCATTGTTTACCAGCAAATACAACATGTAAAAGACCGCGATATGGGTTATAATCCCAATAACCTTGTTATGATTCCTTCTACACCAGATACAGATAAAAGCTATGACGTAATAAAGCAGGAATTACTTTCAACGGGTTTGATCAGCAATGTTACAAGAACATCTTCGCCAATAACAGAAGTATGGTGGAATACGGGCGCACCTGATTATGATGGCAAACCTGCCAATTCCCAAATCATCATGGGTGGGCTTGCAGTTGATGTTGATTTTACTAAAACAATGGGCATTAAAATGTTGCAGGGAAGAGATTTTTCAGGAACACCTGCAGATTCAACTTCCATGATCCTGAATAAAGCTGCTGTTGATGCAATGAAACTAAAAAACCCTGTAGGTATGCAAATGCGGTATGGCAGAAACTACACGGTTATTGGTGTTTCAGATAATGTGATCATGACTTCTCCATTCGAACCCGCATATCCAATGTTAATGGTATATGATGGCAACGGTTCTTCTATGAATACGCTTCGTTTGAAAGATGGTGTTGCACCGCAAAAAGCAATGGCATCCATTGAAACGATCTTTAAAAAATATAATCCCACTGTACCATTCGAGTACCAGTTTGTTGACCAGGAATTTCAAAAGAAATTTTTAACTGAAGACCTTATAGGAAAGCTTACGAATATTTTTTCAGGTCTTGCCATTTTTATTTGTTGTCTTGGGCTTGCAGGCCTTGCTTCATTCACCATCGAAAAACGCATTCGTGAAATTGGTGTACGCAAAGTACTTGGTGCAAGTGTTCAGCAGTTGCTGTTGCTTATATCCAAAGAATTTTTAAAACTCGTAACAATTGCTTTTGTCATTGCGGTGCCCTTAACCTATTGGGCTATGACCAATTGGTTAAGCAAGTATGATTATCGCATCAGCATTAGTATCTGGCTTTTTGTATTGGTTGGTATAGCAATGTTCCTGCTTACGTTAGTTGTAGTATGCATGAACACCATAAGAGTCGCTATGAGCAACCCGGTAAAGAGTTTGAGAACAGAATAA
- a CDS encoding ABC transporter permease, which translates to MIKNYLKIAWRNLRKSKAYSAINILGLSIGMAVAILIGLWIWDELTFNEYHTNHAQLAQVMTTQTFNGHTGTGEAVAMPLGNELRTKYGSDFKAVSMASWNFGHILAVGDKKINSEGMWVEAVFPSMFSLKMIKGDKNSLKDPSSILLSASIAKTLFGNDDAMNKMVKLDNKDSYKVTGVYEDLPRNTTLYTTKILLPWEKYITTEDWMKNAMTQWGNHSWQAFVQVNDHVDIAKTTQKIKNASMIHLKEAEDGKEELVLQPMDKWRLYNKFENGKVVGGRIEFVWLFGVIGVFVLLLACINFMNLATARSEKRAKEVGIRKTVGSLRQQLIGQFLSESILVAFIAFIVSIGLVQLMLSFFNSIADKEMSIPWSNVWFWVLTIGFTFFTGLISGSYPAFYLSGFEPIKVLKGTFRVGRFASLPRKVLVVIQFTVSIALIIGTIIVFRQIQFAKDRPVGYTREGLITIDMSTPDIYGHYDAIRGDLIATGAVENMAQSSSPVTNVWSNQIGFNWEGKDPNSLPLFGIVATTYDFGKTIGWQIKEGRDFSKDFATDSTALIFNESAVKLTGLKNIVGKNIKWNDKNYNVVGVIKDMVMESPYTPVKPTIFTLNMDWASVITVRIKPTVPAREALAKIETVFKKYNPGAPFDYKFTDEEYAKKFEDEERIGNIATFFAILAIFISCLGLFGLASFVAEQRTKEIGVRKVLGASVFNLWGMLSKDFVVLVVISCFIAIPIAWYYLYEWLQRYEYRTPIAWWVFAAAAMGALLITLLTVSFQAIKAALANPVKSLRTE; encoded by the coding sequence ATGATCAAGAATTATTTAAAAATCGCCTGGCGAAACCTGCGCAAAAGCAAAGCCTATTCCGCTATTAATATACTTGGCCTTTCTATTGGGATGGCCGTTGCAATATTGATTGGGTTGTGGATATGGGATGAACTAACCTTTAATGAGTATCATACAAATCATGCGCAACTAGCCCAGGTGATGACCACGCAAACTTTCAACGGCCACACCGGAACCGGCGAGGCTGTTGCGATGCCTTTAGGAAATGAACTGCGTACAAAATACGGAAGCGATTTTAAAGCGGTGTCTATGGCGTCCTGGAATTTCGGGCACATACTGGCAGTAGGGGATAAAAAAATAAATTCAGAAGGCATGTGGGTGGAAGCTGTGTTCCCATCAATGTTTTCTTTGAAAATGATAAAGGGAGATAAGAATAGTCTTAAAGATCCATCATCTATTCTGTTAAGTGCATCAATTGCAAAAACGTTGTTTGGCAATGATGATGCAATGAACAAAATGGTAAAACTTGATAACAAGGATAGCTATAAAGTAACAGGTGTATATGAAGATTTGCCACGCAATACCACGCTTTACACTACTAAAATATTACTGCCATGGGAAAAGTATATTACTACAGAGGATTGGATGAAGAATGCAATGACACAATGGGGCAATCACTCCTGGCAGGCTTTTGTGCAGGTAAATGATCATGTGGATATAGCTAAGACAACACAAAAAATAAAGAACGCTTCTATGATCCATCTTAAAGAAGCGGAAGATGGTAAGGAAGAACTTGTTTTGCAGCCTATGGACAAGTGGCGCTTGTATAATAAGTTTGAAAATGGAAAAGTAGTTGGAGGAAGGATAGAATTTGTTTGGTTGTTTGGGGTTATTGGTGTTTTTGTATTGTTGCTTGCGTGCATAAACTTTATGAACCTTGCAACAGCACGAAGTGAGAAACGTGCAAAAGAAGTTGGTATTCGTAAAACGGTGGGTTCATTAAGACAGCAGTTGATTGGTCAATTTCTTTCTGAATCAATATTGGTAGCCTTCATTGCTTTTATTGTTTCTATCGGTCTTGTTCAACTGATGCTTTCTTTTTTTAATAGTATAGCAGATAAAGAAATGTCAATACCATGGAGTAATGTTTGGTTTTGGGTACTTACGATTGGATTTACATTTTTTACAGGACTTATTTCCGGAAGTTATCCGGCATTTTATTTATCCGGCTTTGAACCCATCAAAGTGTTGAAAGGAACATTTCGGGTTGGCCGTTTTGCTTCACTTCCCCGCAAAGTATTGGTGGTTATACAATTCACCGTGTCTATAGCATTGATCATAGGTACCATCATTGTATTCAGACAAATACAATTTGCAAAAGACAGGCCTGTTGGTTATACACGCGAAGGTTTAATAACGATAGACATGAGCACGCCGGATATATATGGACATTACGATGCCATAAGAGGTGATTTGATTGCTACTGGGGCCGTTGAGAACATGGCACAATCATCAAGCCCTGTTACAAATGTATGGTCTAATCAAATTGGATTTAACTGGGAAGGGAAAGACCCCAACTCATTACCGTTATTTGGTATTGTAGCAACAACCTATGATTTTGGGAAGACCATTGGGTGGCAAATAAAAGAAGGCCGTGATTTTTCAAAGGATTTTGCTACCGACAGTACAGCCCTGATATTTAATGAATCAGCTGTAAAGCTTACTGGTCTCAAAAATATTGTTGGTAAGAATATTAAATGGAATGATAAAAACTACAATGTAGTAGGTGTGATAAAAGATATGGTAATGGAGTCTCCGTATACACCTGTAAAACCTACCATATTTACTTTAAACATGGATTGGGCCAGTGTGATCACTGTTCGGATAAAGCCAACAGTGCCTGCACGTGAGGCGCTTGCTAAAATAGAAACAGTATTTAAAAAATATAATCCCGGTGCGCCTTTCGATTACAAGTTTACCGATGAAGAATACGCCAAAAAATTTGAAGATGAAGAGCGCATAGGTAACATTGCTACATTCTTTGCAATACTAGCCATTTTTATTTCCTGTCTTGGTTTGTTTGGTCTTGCATCTTTTGTAGCAGAACAACGCACTAAAGAAATTGGTGTTCGAAAAGTATTAGGCGCTTCTGTTTTCAATCTCTGGGGAATGTTATCAAAAGATTTTGTGGTACTGGTTGTCATCTCCTGTTTTATTGCTATTCCTATTGCGTGGTATTACCTGTACGAATGGTTGCAACGATACGAATACAGAACACCTATTGCATGGTGGGTTTTTGCAGCAGCAGCTATGGGTGCATTACTGATTACATTATTAACAGTAAGTTTCCAGGCAATAAAAGCAGCACTGGCAAACCCGGTGAAGAGTTTGAGAACTGAATAA
- a CDS encoding ABC transporter permease gives MVKNYFKIAFRNLWKNKGYSTINILGLAIGLATCLLITLYVTDELSYDRYNVNADRIYRINADIRFGGGDLHMTQTSDMMGQVLKKDYPQVEEYTRIYGNEGAKLIKKGNEFITEKNIAYVDSTFFNVFTLPAIEGDAKTALNQPNTVVITASTAKKYFNSTNVLGKTIEVKNGETTTPFKITAVIKDIPHNSHFQLDFMLSMKNADYQWGQYTSHNFNTYLLLKKGTDYKAFEKSFEQYITKYVLPYVQQFIKINSMDEFRKSGNKLEYSLIPLTKIHLYSDYSFELSPSGNIQYVYIFSAVALFILIIACINFMNLSTARSASRAKEVGIRKVLGTERKTLIAQFLVESTITAFISLIIAVAIAYFVLPLFNDVAAKSLSVKDLLNIHILPFLILVPFVVGLLAGSYPALFLSGFKPIVVLKGSANTGFKKSNLRNVLVVFQFATSVMLIIGTIIVYSQLHYIQTTKLGFSKDQVLVVDGAYALNNNVQAFKNDVLAMNGVSSATVSAYLPVTNSSRSDNTYSKEAVMDFKNGIDMQTWRIDYDYIKTMGMEIVKGRNFSKEFGSDSSAMLITETTAKLLGYSDPIGKMMYVPSNIQGDNSMIPIKIIGVVKDFHFESLRQNIGPLCMLLGNSTGLISFKINVANADGLIKQIENKWKAMAPGMPFSYRFMDDSFNEMYRSEQRAGYIAITFAVLAIVIACLGLFGLVTYMAEQRTKEIGIRKVLGASTGNVVTMLSKDFLVLVIIACVIAFPVAWLAMSNWLKDYAYRINIEWWVFFVAGFTALAIALITVSFQAIKAALANPVKSLRTE, from the coding sequence ATGGTAAAAAATTATTTCAAAATAGCATTTCGTAATCTTTGGAAAAACAAAGGTTACAGCACCATAAACATACTTGGTCTTGCCATTGGCCTTGCTACCTGTTTGTTGATCACACTTTATGTAACGGATGAGTTGAGTTACGACCGTTATAATGTAAATGCAGACCGCATTTACCGGATCAATGCTGACATACGCTTTGGTGGCGGCGACCTGCATATGACACAAACATCTGATATGATGGGGCAGGTGCTGAAAAAAGATTACCCGCAGGTAGAAGAATACACGCGTATCTATGGAAACGAAGGTGCTAAACTTATTAAGAAGGGTAATGAATTTATTACTGAAAAGAATATAGCCTATGTTGATTCTACATTTTTCAATGTGTTTACATTACCCGCCATTGAAGGTGATGCAAAAACCGCATTGAACCAACCTAATACCGTAGTAATAACAGCGTCAACGGCAAAAAAATATTTTAACAGTACCAATGTTTTGGGTAAAACCATTGAAGTTAAAAATGGTGAAACAACTACACCGTTTAAGATAACGGCAGTTATAAAAGACATTCCCCATAACTCGCATTTTCAACTGGATTTTATGCTCTCTATGAAGAATGCAGATTACCAGTGGGGGCAATATACCAGCCATAATTTTAATACTTATTTGTTACTTAAAAAAGGAACAGATTATAAAGCATTTGAAAAAAGCTTTGAACAGTATATTACTAAATATGTACTGCCTTATGTGCAGCAGTTCATTAAAATAAACAGTATGGATGAGTTTAGAAAATCAGGCAATAAACTTGAATACTCACTCATTCCATTAACAAAAATTCATTTATACAGTGACTATTCTTTTGAACTTAGCCCATCTGGTAATATTCAGTATGTATATATTTTTTCTGCAGTTGCATTATTCATACTCATTATTGCCTGTATCAATTTTATGAACTTAAGTACTGCACGCAGTGCCAGCCGCGCAAAAGAAGTAGGCATAAGAAAAGTATTGGGCACCGAAAGAAAAACATTAATTGCCCAATTCCTTGTTGAATCAACCATTACTGCATTTATCTCACTTATCATTGCTGTTGCCATAGCATATTTTGTACTACCCTTATTCAATGACGTGGCCGCAAAATCTTTATCCGTAAAAGATCTGTTGAACATTCATATACTGCCATTTCTTATTTTGGTTCCATTTGTGGTAGGCTTACTGGCAGGCAGTTATCCTGCTTTATTCCTTTCAGGTTTTAAACCTATTGTTGTTTTAAAAGGCAGCGCTAACACGGGTTTTAAAAAGAGTAACCTGCGTAATGTATTGGTGGTTTTCCAGTTTGCCACATCTGTCATGCTTATCATCGGAACTATTATTGTTTACAGTCAGCTACATTATATACAAACAACAAAGCTTGGGTTTAGTAAAGACCAGGTGCTTGTAGTCGATGGCGCTTATGCTCTCAATAACAATGTGCAGGCATTTAAAAATGATGTGCTTGCCATGAATGGCGTAAGCAGTGCAACAGTTAGTGCATACCTGCCTGTTACCAATTCTTCCCGCAGTGATAATACTTATTCAAAAGAAGCCGTAATGGATTTTAAAAATGGTATTGATATGCAAACATGGCGGATAGACTATGATTATATAAAAACAATGGGAATGGAAATAGTGAAGGGCAGGAATTTCTCAAAAGAGTTCGGCTCAGATTCAAGTGCCATGCTTATTACAGAAACAACCGCCAAACTGTTAGGCTATAGCGACCCGATTGGAAAAATGATGTATGTGCCATCAAATATTCAGGGAGATAATTCAATGATACCTATCAAAATTATTGGTGTGGTAAAAGATTTTCATTTTGAATCATTGCGACAAAACATTGGTCCGCTTTGTATGCTGCTGGGTAACAGTACAGGACTAATATCATTTAAGATCAATGTTGCTAATGCAGATGGCCTGATAAAACAAATAGAAAACAAATGGAAAGCAATGGCACCAGGCATGCCATTCAGTTATCGCTTTATGGATGATTCTTTTAATGAAATGTATCGCAGCGAACAACGTGCAGGATATATAGCAATAACATTTGCAGTGCTTGCAATTGTTATTGCGTGTCTTGGTTTGTTTGGGCTGGTAACTTATATGGCAGAGCAGCGTACCAAAGAAATAGGTATCAGAAAAGTATTAGGCGCTTCAACCGGAAATGTAGTTACTATGCTTTCAAAAGATTTTTTAGTGCTGGTAATTATTGCATGTGTTATTGCCTTCCCGGTGGCATGGCTTGCCATGAGTAACTGGCTAAAAGATTATGCTTATCGCATTAACATCGAGTGGTGGGTATTTTTTGTGGCAGGCTTTACTGCATTGGCCATTGCATTGATAACAGTGAGTTTCCAGGCAATAAAAGCAGCATTGGCAAACCCGGTGAAAAGTTTGAGAACAGAATAA